CTTGGGAAGTAATTGGGCAGCGTGATTACATTCACAAGGCTTTGGGTGAGAAGACTGCTTTAGATAGGGGGTCAGCTTGTtaaagtttagtctctagaaagcacctattgattttgttttatatgtaacccttctgtttCCATTATCCTGTCTCATTAGCTCTTAAAATCTTGATTTTTAATAAGCTTATGATTGGTTTCACCATAAGCATAACTCCCTACTGTGGTATTGTAAGAGGAGCTGATCCTGAGCTGAATTATTCAGCTTGGTGTGTACATTGTTCCTTTGGGCACAGCACAGCTGGTGTTACTGGGAGTGTTCAGTGGGTAAGGGCTGAATGCGAAAGGCAGATCTTCACGGGGCTTACGGTGCACCTGTTGTTAATCTGCAAAGCAAAGGTGTAGCATTGGCCTGAGGAGAATGCTTGGGTGACTGACAGCCACTTAAGCACAAGCAAGCCTCCCTCTCACTGGAGGGGATGGAAAGAAGGTGACGCCCAGTCTTGGGCCCCCTGAGAAATATCACAGCATCTCAAAGCAATTTACGGTATGCTTCCCAACAGACCCCAGGCATAATAAGCCCAAAAGGAGGATCTTCCAGTTCAGCATTGAGGCAGATTGATAGGGAACCATCTAGGGCCAAATTACACTTTCACTGCTAGTGCTATGCCTGCTGTGTACATTCACCAATGAATTTGGTCTCCATAGGTGACAAGCCAGCACACCTTTCACAAGCATAACATTCACCATACCTGTAAATCTTGGTGCAGAGAAAGCTCCTTAGAATACCTCGTGTGACAGGTTTCTAGTGAAAAAACACCCTTCCAGTTTCCAGTCTTGCAATTTTTCCAAAAGCAATTTTTAAGGCATACGATGATCAGAGCAGTCCTTCAGCAGAGTTTTTGTGCACAGTATGTTTAATAAGTCAAAGCACTTTATGAGCTTGAAATTATTCTTCTgtagtattttaaaatgtcagagtAATTTTCAGTTTCTGGGGCccacaaaatattttctttaacatgAAGCTCTCATACCCATGCCAGGGCTGTGAGGATGCTCCGTTTAATCTGTTactgatagaattacagaacactATGGTAGTAAGAAAGACTACTGCTTTTAAATCCAAGAACGGTTGTTTTACATTTTGTGCTTTGAAGCTCCAGGCATGAGGGAAAAATATTCGAGTTACTTGTGTAGTGTCACAATGCACTTGTGGCAGCATCATTATGAAGAATTATCAGATGCTAAAGATGCTCCCTTAAATATTAATTGAGCCCAAGCCCCATTTGTACTACAAAGAGCTACATTTTGAGTCACAGTCCCCATTTAATCATGATGGGATAGCTGTGGATGAGGAGGAAGCAGTaggtgtggtatatcttgatttcatGGATCagttattcaatatcttcataaaattcaataaggacaaagtgcaaagtgctccacttaggaaaaatcagttgcacacatacagaaatgactgcctaggaaggagtactgtggcaaacatcattctgggatgtattagcaggagtgttgtaagcaagacacaagtagtaattcttccactctactccacactgattaggcctcaactggagtattgtgtccagttctgggtgccacatttcaggaaggatgtggacaaattggagaaagtccagagaagagcaacaaaaatgattaaaggtctagaaaacatgacctatgagggaagattgaaaaaattgggtttgtttagtctggaaaagagaaatcTGACAGGGGACacggtaacagttttcaagtacataaaaggttgttacaaggaagagggagaaaaattgttgttaactgctgaggataggacaagaagcaatgggcttaaattgcagcaagggcggtttaggttggacattaggaaaaacatcctaactgtcagggtggttaagcactggaataaattgcctcaggaggttgtggagtctccatgactggagatttttaagagcaggttagacaaacacctggcagggatggtctagataacacttagtccggccatgagtgcaggcgactggactagatgacctctcgaagcCCCTTCGAGTCATGATTCTGGTGAAAAAGCTGCTGTATCAATGTATTGGATATGCCTATCTGACATGATTGCTAACGTGGTTCGAGTCTGCATACGCTGTAATACTAGCTGTAGTGGAGACACCAGGGAGGGTGTCAAAGTCAGAGGTGTTTAAAACAATGGGGACCTTTTGTATTGTACAAACATGATTCTACTCCTTTTCTTAAGCATAGTCTGGAAGTAGCATATCCATCCCTTGTAGAAGGGGCATAAACACCTTTGTACCTTCCTGCTGATTAAGATACTGACAGATTTAAGAGTAGTCCTAGCTAGGCTCCATATACCAGAAGGGGCCCAGAAATCATCTCTTAACATTTCCAACGAGCACAAAGTTGTATCTGTGCTTGTCCTTGATCCTCATGCTGCTAGTAATGGTTGTGCACAAGGGAATTCCTACAAAAGGGAGGAAACCTCCCCTTTCTACTATCTAGTTATTAATATTAACCGTCTTCATTAAGTAGTCATAGAATGAAGCCATTTCCAGAGGAACTTTGAATGTGTTTAATATGGAAAATCACAGAAGACGATTTTGCTACAGCTGCACATTTTTCATGGAAGATAGATGCAATGACACGGTGGCACCTGGATCACCGCAGTACAACCAGGAAGCTGCTCATATACTTATACTGTACATTCACAATAACGGGCAGCAAGCAGCACTTGGAATCCAAAAAGAAACTGCACCGTGTTCCAGCTGAATGATGGAGACAGATGGTGGGACTTGCtccaacatttatttcagattcttaaagagTTTGTGAGCCACCTAAAAAGGCAAGATGAAGAAAGCTTTCAGTAACTGACAGGTTCTTTCAACACAAAGGTCTTGAGAACTGAACAGACGacatattctctctctcctctcttccctaTCTTTATGTCTATCTTCTGTATCTCAGATTCATTAAAACAGCAGCAATATAATTAGAGAATTGATCACAGAGAAGTTTGTCTCCGTTGACTACCAATAATTTTCTAATTGTCTATATGGTCCCACTTTTGTCTTTCTTCAAACAAACTTAGAAAGACTACAGAAGTGTATCTCAAACCAATTACTAGAGGCTGACAAACAAACAATATTGAATTGTTTTACAAACGTCAATATTTCAAATGAATCCCTGTGCTTCAGAGATGAGCTGTATTTAGTAGCAGTACTACTACAGTGCATACTGATCAGCACAGGGCcctctaaaaaaaaaaccaaacccaaatcACTCCCCcgagtgttctctctctctcattataaCCATTATATTTACTGGACTCTATGGGATAAGAATTTCAACTCAAAAGCAGGAACAAATAAATgtttaagagaaaaaaaatcacctcacAGGATCAAGGTTCAGAGTtcttcaaaattaaaaaacaacattgATTCAGTCATGTCCCATTAGAGATTGCAAACCAACACAAATGACTAGGTATCAGCCTCCGTTGGACTTACACAGTGGTCCCTGGCATGCAGGAAGTCAAAAAGCTCTTCCGTACATTCCTCCTGTGTGTGGGACCTTGCGGACACTCGTGCATCACACAGCTCCAGCTTCTCCCGTGCCTTCACGCACTTCTCAGTCTTCTCACAGTGCTCCCTTATTGTGGTTAAAGGATCCTGAGGGTCAAGTTAAAAGATATCAGACTTTTTGTTCTTAAACACAGTTTGTAGAGTTACTTACGTGATCAGATGCAAATCATATGCAAAGATTAGGCTTTGAGAGTTCAGACAATAGTTCCAAACCAAATTTCCTTGTATGCTAACAGCTAACATTTACATAAAATGCTACACATGCACTTCCAAGCCCTAAGCTGGGGGGCATGTCCTCAGCTGGGTAAATTCCCCCTGCTCTGTACCTCTTAAAAAGAGATGagcaaaaaccaccaccaccatttgTGGTGCTAGAAGCCTCCATGGTTCTCAAAATGAAAGGATTACCACCATATAAATTACACATTATATCTAGGACCTGATAATCAGCAAGCCCGTAGAAACACTGATAAAAACCCCACACATTTGCACATGTACAAACAAGCACTTATTTTGCATACAccagggggttctcaaactgggggttgggacccctcaaagggtcgcaaggttattacatgaggggtcacgagctgtcaacctccacctcaatcccgctttacctccagcatttataatggtgttaaattaaaaacactttttattttatttataagcGGGGGGAGAGAGtccgcactcagaggcttgctatgtgaaaggggtcaccagtaaaaaagtttgataACCATTGGCATACATTACCAGATACGCCTGAGCACATGGTAACCACAGTACAAAAATTGCACACGCAAGTGTACACCTACAAGTCCACTGGAAACCAGGTCTTTAGACATTAGTTCATTCTATTCCTTGTATGCAGCACAGTAAATGAGACTCCACAAGCGTTCATTTCATCAGCCTCTTGTTTGGAGCAAGTTTGGTTAATTGAAGATAACAAGCATAGTTCACATCCATTATAAAAGATTTATGCTTCTTGAACAGTTTTTTCTTGGTGGAAAAAGTTTCTAAGTTTCAGTAGTTCTTACCACtagctctgcctcctcctcctcttcctcttcctgggAAAAAGGGATACCAGATAAAAGTCAGTTATATTATGCATACAGAAAGCCTTTATGCCATTACACACACTTAAGAGTCTATTGAGTATAAAAGCTATTTCCACAAGTGACACACAGGTTTTAGGAATTTCTCTTTCAGCTCTATTTTATATGGCTTGATTAATTCCGGAAACTGAATGACTGGGAGGTTAAATGATTTATGTCTGACTTAAATACACTGTTTTCACCTCAACAGCTTAATCTTTAAGCCAGTTCTTTCAGGAAGTGATTGTGCAAATTTGtctgtctagatcaggggtaggcaacctgcaggatgcgagctgattttcagtggcagtcatgctgcctgggtcctggccaccagtctggggggctctgaattttagtttaattttaaatgaagcttcttaaacattttgaagtcttatacaatagtttagttatatattatagactcatagaaagagaccttctaaaaaggtgaacatgtatgaccggcacgcaaaacctgaaatcagagtgaataaatggagactgggcccagcacttctgaaaggctgccgacctcTGCTCTAGATCCTTTACGGCTCCGGCATAAGACTCTCGCCTGCACCATTAGAAAGCAGTTGTGTTCTGTTTCCCACAAACGTTTCCACTCTTGCCGTTGAAACTGAATTGCTGAGTCCTACCCCCCACGCTGAccggtttggggggaggggggagggaaagctgTGCCGCGGGCCGGGTCGAGGGATGAGTAGGGTACGGGGGCCGGCAAGGGACACACCTGGCGCGGGCGGGACAGGAGAGGTAGAGACTGTGCCGCGGGACGGGTCCCGAGGGCGGGGGAAGTGGGGAGAGATGAGCAGGGTACGGGGGCCGGCAAGGGACACACCCGGCACGGGGGGAAGTTGTGCCGCGGGCCGGGTCCCGGGGAGGAGATGAGCAGGGTACGGGGGCCGGCAAGGGACACACCCGGCACGGGGGGAAGTTGTGCCGCGGGCCGGGTCCCGGGGAGGAGATGAGCAGGGTACGGAGGCCGGCAAGGGACACACCTGGCGCGGGGGAAGTTGTACCGCGGGCCGGGTCCCGGGGAGGAGATGAGCAGGGTACGGGGGCCGGCAAGGGACACACCTGGCGCGGGGACGCTGTGCCGCGGGCCGGATcccgaggggggaggggaggggatgagcAGGGTACGGGGCCCGGCAAGGGACACACCCGgcgcggggggcaggagggggtcgAAGCTGTGCCGCGGGCCGGGTCCCGGGGATGAGCAGGGTACGGGGCCCGGCAAGGGACACACCCGGCGCGGGCGGGGGGAGCAGCTGTGCCGCGGGccgggtcccggggggggggggaggagcagggtacGGAGGCCGGCAAGGGACACACCTGGCGCGGGGGAAGTTGTACCGCGGGCCGGGTCCCGAAGGCCGGCAAGGGATGAGCGGGGCCCGGCAGGGACAGGCCGCGGAGGGGTAGGGGTGGCCCCCGGCCGAGCTCGGGGcaggctggctctggctctgcctCACCTCGGGTTCCCCGCTGCGGCTCTCCAGCATCTCCTCGTCCCGCAGCCCCATCGCCGCTCTGCTCCGGGCTCCCTCACAGGCGCAGAAGGACTCACCAGGGTCACCCGCCGGAAACCCCGCCTCTCCCCCTGACCCGGAAGCGGAAGCCGGGCCCTCATGACCCTCCCAAGATGGCGGCGCCGCCCGGAGCTGTTTTTCTCTGTGCGGCGGGCCCGCCCCTAGGGTGCTGGTCTGAGTGAGGGCGGCGGGGGCTGCCATGGAGCCCCGGGCGGAGCGAGAggccgctgctgggagcccccccagcctcttCGAGCTGAGTGGGGCGGTGGTGAGCTCCGCCATGGGGCCCCTGGAGAGAGAGGTTTGGGGTAAGGGGGGCGCGGGGCCCCAGGCCTGtccccggggggcggggcgctCAGGCCTGCGccaatgcgggggggggggtcctaggCCTGTCCCACTGCGATGGGGGGTGTTTCACGTCTGTCCTAttgcagtttggggagggatcgtCCGAGTCCTGGGCGGTGGGGTCTTAGCCCTGTCCTAGTATATGGATGTGTGTGTTGTGTCATCCCCTAAGTTGGGACCCCGCAAGTGTCTGGGGGAGAGGCGCGGATCCCAGGCCTGTTCCGATGCAGCACGTGTGGTGGGACCTGAGTTAGGTAGGAGACATCTGGGATGGCAGCACATTGAGCGCGGACTGCCCCCCAGTTACCAGAACATCCCCAGGGACTTTGTGGGGAAGGTTTGATGCCTATAAGGCATCACTATGGAATGTGACTGGACCCACTTGTGCATCGGTGCAATGGTGATGGGTTCTTGTCTTTGCTTTAAGTGTAAGTGCCAAAATGCAcgtgtagctcagtggtttgagcattggcctgctaaacccagggttgtgagttcagtccttgcgggggacatttagggatctggggtataatctgtctggggattggtcctgctttgagcagggggttggactagatgacctcctgaggaatatccaatcctgatattccatgattctatgataatccaCGCACTGCAGTGTTACCCTAGTGGGAACTTCAGTCTCTGTTTTATTTTGTTGTCTTTCAAAACCTTTTCCACTTCTCAGACTTATAAATCATTCTGTATCtgttctcttcccccatcccaaagcACTCCCTGGACAGATACTCCAAGGCATCCTGCCTTTGCTTAATATCTATTACCTGGAAAGGATTGAGGAAACTGCTGTGAAAAAAGGTCAGTTTTATTCATAGAAATTTTTTCTCTAAAGTTGAAGGGTTGTTTAGTCTCCATTGACCATTTGGTTCTTGGTCTCTCTGCTGAAACTGTCAACAAGGAATAGCAATTACTATCCGCTACGAGAAGTGTTTTGGTGTGGACGCTTTCCCTAAATGGAACTGGATTTAGAATGTCAAATGCATTTCTTATAGAGCACTGAACAGCATTCAAGATAATGATTTTCAGTGACTGCTGACCATGGCTCATGAATAACAATGAGATGAATAATAATATTAAATAGAGCTGATGGTATCTGATACATCCAGTCTGTTTAAATAGATGAGAATTCAGTGAAAATTCCCAAtgtatagtttttaaaaaataccatcaAGTCAAATTTCATCCCAGACTTTGGCTTtctaaaaatgacattttcaattAATAAGACAAGAAATACTTAGTATATTTGATTGTTTAAATTCCACTGGAAATAGTTTTGTAAATAATAACGCTGCTTGCAATATTTGCAATACAAACATTGCTGCTTTTTGCTTCTATGTAAGTATTCAACAGTGAAATTATTATTTAGTGTCCAAAATGAGGAATACTAAAAGTACCTAGGCAGGATTAGTACAGAAAAGTTTTAATTAATTTATAATAATTAATTAGATTACCAAAACTAAAAGAATAACAATCTGATATGTAATAGGTAACAGGGGAAATGATGATTTTTTTGTAtgaaatgtctttaaaaatattattttaacctCACAGTGCCTCTTTAGCAAACATAAAATGTGTCATTTCTTTTAAATCAGTATCGATCTAATGCCCTGAATGTTCTCCAAAAAATAGTATTTGATGACTCATGTTTCtaatcttgtttgttttaaattaatatcAATGTGAAACCCGAGAAGGGAAAATTGAGTAAACCTTTTGAAATAGAGGATTTGGtgtaaaattgtttgtttttcaggACTCTCAACCCAGCCCATATGGCACAAACTCTGGAACGATGTGATGAAAATCAGACCACCCAAGTCAGAGGTGAGTTGGAAAGTTGCTGATGGACCAATTTAGAAAGGACACAAAGTTTACACCTCAAttttgcaaacacttatgcatattTTTCACTTTGAGCATGTGACTAATTCCATTGATTTGAGTGAGACTACTGAAGTGTCTGAAGTTAAACACGTGTAAATATTTACAGGATCAGGGATTAGGATGTCACCCTGGTATTCAAAACTTTCCAGAAAACGCCTTATCTTGTACTTATATAGAACTTTTCATCCAGAAAGATGCTATAGCACTTTGTGGGCTTAATATGTTAGGATGAAGCCCACTACTGGAGTGTATACATGTGTGCTGTACATTTTGGGCATCACAAAGAAGGTGCATGGAATTGggatgaaaataaatgtattttattctGATTTTATTACACTGTAGGAAGGTCTTACATTTCAGAACcaagaatgtaggtcatacttaTAGGATGAGGGCCTGTATTTTGGAAAGCATAATTCAGTAGGGGAGTTGGGGGCCATGGTGGATAGCCAACTGAACATATGGTCACAGTGTAATGTGGTGGCTAAGGGAACAAATGTAATCCTTCGATATATAAGTAGGGGAATGTTGAGTAGAAATAGAAGTGTTGTGCCCACTGTATATCGTgttactgtgtccagttgtgatgtccacactttaaaaaggttgttgacaaattggaaaatgaTCAGAAAAGAACTACAAGAATGACTTGAGGACTGGAAAACTTCCCTTAGAGTGAGAGAATAAAGaggctcaatctgtttagtttaaccaagagaaggttaagaggtgatttgatcCTGATCTATAAGTACCTGCTTGGGGAGAAGATTTCTAATAGTAGAgtgctctttaatccagcagacaAAGGCGTAGCAAGATCaaacagctggaagctgaagctgaacaaattcagagtagaaataaggttgcaattttttttatcagtGATTGTAACTCTCCATTGGAACCAATTTACTAAGGGACagggtggagtctccatcattttGTCTGTAAATCAGTATTGGATGTCTAACTaaagagatgctctagctcaGCTAGAAATAATGGGCTTTTGATGCAGGAGCCACTTGGTACAATTCTGTGTCTTGCGTTATATaggtggtcagactagacgatcacaaaggtcctttctggccttaaaattctTGCCCCTATCTCTGTTATTGCTGTGTGGGTGCTACCCCCAAATGCCCCAGTTCTAAAGCTTCTGCTGTGCAGATGTTGCAGTAAACACACATGGGGAATAAGCTGTTGAATTAGAACCCTGAATGATGAGGGAGTACAATATGTATGTAAGCCTGATTCTGCTACCCTGAGccctcccactgattttaattaaGACCTTCAGTGCTAGTTGATGGACAACAGTACTTTTCAGGATCAGAACCTTAGCTGGTGTCAGATGTTGCCTTGCAGCATGGAATCCATGTGGCACAGGCTGTGGCAGTATAAGCTTGTTTACCACCAATATCACCCCAAACTTTCCTGAAGGGACTGCCTGTTGGGATGAGAGGGTATTTCAGTCTCCATGGCACATCCTTGACCTCACAGAGACTGGTGATCACCTGGAGACTAGTGGCAGTGGTGGTTTCTGTGATACTGACTGAAGCCACTAAACACTTGTCAGATGATAACAGCTTATGGTCACTGTTGACCTGGATAGAATCTGATTTAGCATCCAGTGTGTCCTTGTTTAaatgaggataaaatccattaattcTGGGATTTTATTACAGAACATAACAAATTGGAGGAAGAAGTTCCTTGAAACTTTCTTCTCAAATGTCCTGCATGGAGTTTTGGATGTTTCTTCAGATCCGCGCCTGAGTGACCGTCGTTTTTCACCCCTGCTCCACAGCTCACGGCATGTTACACAGCTCACCATCTGTAACATGCTGCAGGGGGTAGCAGAGCTCACTGCTGAGCGCAACCAAAGAGTGCTAGAAAACCTGGCTGGCTCACTGAGAACCTTGAAGTTCCGTCATCTGCTGACCTCCGACCTGTCCATTAGACAGTCACTAAGTTTGCTGCTTCATCATCTGATCCACCATGGAACTGTCAGCCAGGTGTCCATGTGTTCCTGGCCAGTTCCTGACAAAGTACTTTTAGTCCTCATTCTGAGTATGAGtgctgggttttggcacccaggTAAGACACTTATGCACCAGGGCAGCCCTTGCAGTCTTTGCAGAGAGGAGTCTGATGCCCAAGGCCTGCTAACTCAAGAGGATGGTGCCCTGCTAGGGTCAAATCAGTTGTGCTGCGACTCTACTGAGCAATCAGAGACCAGCCAGTGGGGTGATAGTGAGTCAAGAAGCAAGAAGGTCCAAACTGCTTCAGCCAAAGTGCTTCAAGAAGCTGATCCAGACTCTCAAGCATCTATAGAACTGTCCAGGAGCAGTAGTGGCACTGTTAAAACTCCAGTGCTCTGTGGATTAAGGAGCCACCCTTTGCAAAACCTAGCATGTCAAGATGTAAGCTGCAAGGTGCCCCCTGAGTATTACAACATTAAAGGAGAGTCTTCTCCTTCTCTACCAAAAAGGTCTTCGGTTGGCCCCGCTTTCCAAAAGCCCTATAGGTGGTTTAAGACTGCAGTGGGGAGGAAGCGCCGCTGCCCCAGGAGAAACCGCAGAGCTCGTGCAGACCCGGAAGATCTTTATGATTTTGTCTTCGCCGTTgctagggaggaggaggagacggcAGAGTCGCTCTATGAAAGCAATGCCCAGGAGAGGGAAAGCATCGATGGTTGGGCCCCTTCCCCAGCAGACACTCCTAGCTTTGAGGGTGTGGGCTGCACGGAAGGAGGATCTGTCGGAATCCTTCCTCTGAAATCGACTTGCCGCTTCCGAAGTGTCTCCACGCTGGAATTGTTCTCCATCCCTCTGACTGGGGACACCTGTCGGGCTTTGGGGAACCTGCTGAGCTCTTGGGCATCTTTAGAAAAGCTGGTCCTGTCTTACAATGGTTAGTAGTAATAACAGAGCTTTTAATTTCAGGCATGTTTGACAATCTGGTTTCTGACTGAAGCCAAATTCTAAAAACTGGTAAGATCTGCACTGAAATTTTGGTTGGGTGGAACAGACATTATTGGGCACTCTTCAGCTCACCCTGAAACTATAGGTAGCAAGGACGCTTCAAACCATGCCAGGGAAAGCTGGTCAGCAGCAACCGGGCTTAAAATCTGAGAGGGGTGTGTCTGTTAGAGGAAAAGGTGCCAAGGTGCAAGTAGAGAATAATGAAGATGATAGAAGCTGTGAGAGAAGGGAAAGGAAGAAATGGACAGAGACTTACTGtgtacagcacaatggggccctattCTTGGCTGGCCCTTGGGCACTACTATATTATCCATCATTAATAATAAAAGAGTTTAATATTTTAATGGAGTCCAGAGGGGATTCTTCACCGCAGAGTAAAAACATCCTGTAACATTTTTTTGTTCCTGTAACTTTGCTTTGGAGAAGGAACTGGGATGTAAACCCATCAGATTAAAGGGACAAATGAGTCTAACCAGGAGTAGTGGGGGAGAGACAGAGCAAAAGGATAACTTCCTAATGGTGAAGTGTGATAGACCCTGATCCTCCAGACTTTTGCATGCAGGTAGATTCCTGCACCCACGCTGAgctctactgaaatcagtggagttccGTGTGGGGGCAGGTTACAAGCTAAGAGCCTTAGATTATAGAATAGTTCTCGAAAGGAATTGTAGGAACCGCATCACTCAGAACATTGCACTGGGCTGGATAAAGCTCTGCTGCTAAGAGTTCTGCCCCGGCTAGTGGAAATGGACAAAGTGACCTAGTCGATCTTTTATAGCTAACGTTGTCAATATGTATGAAAGACTCTGGAGTTCTTAAGATGTTGCCTAGAGTTAATCACATATTTTACTAATCAGAGGCCATCTAATCCATCCCTGacgtgcaggattgttccctgtaaTTTATTGTCTAGTGCATTGTCCAGTTTTAAATTACTAAAGTGATGGCTTCTACCTCTTCCCTGAGGAGACCGGTCCACAGTCCAACACTGGGATCTATTAGAAAGGTGGAGATGATATAGGCTGTGTCTTTGTTCCAGCCTTGCTGAAttatttgctctgtgtgtgtaacACCCATCTTGCTTGCTATTGAAATGTTGGTTTCAGGCCTGGGCGCTAATATCTTCTGCATCCTGTCTGGGCTCCGGGCCCTCTCTCACCGCAGAGACTGCAGCCTCCACGTGGTGCGTGTGAGTGACGTGTTCTCACACATCCCTTCAGTGGAGCTTGTTCGGTCAATCCTGACTGCCTTCCCCCGCCTTCACACTCTCTCGGTCAGCTTTGATCTCAAAAACCAGCTGGAGGGGAACAGGCCAGAAGGGCATTCGAGCTTGGAGGCAGAAATTCCAGGTAGATTATAGGTGCTGACTAGTAAATGAGATCTTGCTGTTTGTTTAAAGCAATAAGTTCAACCTCCTTTGCACACAGGGtaagagttcagtccttgagggggccatttaaggatctggggcaaaaatctgtctggggattggtcctgctttgagcagggggttggactagatacctcctgaggtcccttccaaccctgatattctatgcttaAGTCTTGGCTGTTTGCACTTAGCAAGGTGATCGTGACTATTCCTTTGTGAGTCAGACCTTGCCACAATTTCCACCTCCAGTCTCTTGTATGCTCTGACATGGCACAACTTTGGAGGGCTCCTGGACAGAATGCCTTTAATTGTGTCACATCCAATACCAAACACAATGTCAGCCCTAACAAGGCCAGGCAGAACCTGTAGTCAGTGCAGAAAGTGGCTGTTGAATTGCTTACCTGTGTGGTCCAGATCTGCTGTGCTGGCTTCCTGTTCCCTTGTGTGTGCAATTCATGCTATTGACTGTAATATATAAGGCCTTATAGAGAGAGGTTGGCTgatgtcagaaaaaaaaaacctgttcacCATCATGATAGCTGAGATCAAATGCAAGGCAATTGCCAAGCCTGGGATTTCCGTCTGAGTGCTGTAGCAGGGCAGGGATCACTGCCTCCCTTCTTTCAACAGATTTGTGGGTCTTCAGGACATGGCAAAAGGCCCGTTATGTCTGTGGCAGCAGatgctgtgtctacaccaggggacTATGGCAGcagagtgtagccacagcctccgCT
Above is a genomic segment from Mauremys reevesii isolate NIE-2019 linkage group 8, ASM1616193v1, whole genome shotgun sequence containing:
- the LOC120370149 gene encoding cytochrome b-c1 complex subunit 6, mitochondrial isoform X2, with translation MVQARVLCRSRKGSRAEEEEEEEEAELVDPLTTIREHCEKTEKCVKAREKLELCDARVSARSHTQEECTEELFDFLHARDHCVAHKLFKNLK
- the LOC120370149 gene encoding cytochrome b-c1 complex subunit 6, mitochondrial isoform X1; protein product: MGLRDEEMLESRSGEPEEEEEEEEAELVDPLTTIREHCEKTEKCVKAREKLELCDARVSARSHTQEECTEELFDFLHARDHCVAHKLFKNLK